Within Malus domestica chromosome 04, GDT2T_hap1, the genomic segment TTCTGTTTTAGAGACATTGTGAGTATCAATCTCAGGCAGGTTTAGACCCTCTACAAGACTTACccattgaactttaattttgatTTGGAACAAAAATTAGCATGCCATTAACTTATGCTGTAgaatctcaataatttagaaCTTATAGAATCTAGTAatctaagaaaataaaaatacgaGGCCTCCAATTAAAAAGACATGAAGCCTCAGTTATTTAGCTAACATTTCTGAAAACAATTCATCACTTTGTCAGAAATGATTACTAACTAATTTTAGGCTTCAACTTGTCTGTTTGGAGTCCTGATATTCttaatctttttatttattggatTCTACTAGTTCTGTATTCATGGGAGTTTTTCAGGCATATGTTACTTTAATGATGAATATTGAGTTTTGGACCTATATTTCGATGTTATCTGTTGTAAATTTTAGGTATATTCTTTTATGGATTTTTCTGGAAATATCCTTTTACCTTTCAGATAACACCTTCTCTACTCCACTTAATTTTTAAAGGTCTTTTCCCCAACTGTTTGATTGCAGGCATTGGTAATGCAAAGTAAACATGCAGAAGCACTAGTCGAACTGTCAAAGATATGCCTGCTTTTGCGGATATTCCCTCCCGAGGAGTCCTCTGTATGTGCATTTTTATTCATAAATTAATATACCATATCTAGATATTTTCTTTATACTTCGTTATTATTTTGGGGATTTCGTCATAATTTTTTGGTTCATAAACTCTAAAAGCATCTATATTGTTtggttaatttttattttgtgctCGGCGCATGACCACCTAATGACAAATGGGTCATTCTCTATTTTTCCCTACTCTCTGACTCAATCCCGTACCCATCCCTTCTCTTATCATTCAAGAAACCTCTCTCTCCCCATCAATTTGTACTCGCATAAGTTGTTTTGGGCTGGTGATATGAACAATTATTCTAAGTAAACTTCCTTACCAAgtacaaattcaaaattcagGGAGCAACGGGGCACATTTTAAAATTCAGAGGCATTGGTGTTGTTTGCCATTGTATAATGTACCTTGGTTGTTGTGTAAAACAGTTTTCTCCTTGCACGCATTTTCACATCACCGTAATGGTTTTACATTAATGCTAAAAGCTATGTTCTGATCAATCCTATAGCTTGATCTTTAAGACAGTCAATTGTGATCTGGTGTTAGATGTTTTCGTATTACTATAGTCAAATGCCTTTACGCATGTGACAGAACATTTTCTTTGGCCTGCTTTAGTTCCTTTTATTTACATATGCTGCATCACAAAATGAGTGGATTTAATTATGAGTTTATTTTGCAGCCTGAGATGGAGATGGTTGCTCGAGGCTTGGAAAAACATTTGAAATTGGATCAGAGGGAATTTCTAATGAGCATGCTCACCGGCGTTTGCAGTGAAAAAAGCCAAAGAAGAGCAGCAGAAGCTTTGGGTTTGGTGCGTGGCATAATTCTCAATTTGCAACTTTTATTTTACGCAAATAATGCGACAAATCTCTGAGAGTGATTAGTTATAACTTGCGTGAACCAACTAACTTTTACTAAGAAGTTTTAGCTCCATCGATATAGAAATCAGGCATAACACAAGAACTGATTTGCAGAGAATTGGGAATAATTAGGTCACTGATTTTTACTTACTGCAGTATATGTCGCCACATTTTCTGAACAGTTGGCAGCGTAAACTTTAGCAATATCTCAGAGTTGTCTCCAAAAGGGAATCCAGATTCATTTGGGTTAGCTCAAGTCCAGGCTTTGTGGTTTTGGTCTGaagcaaaaaaattgaaacaagtCTTCTAGGATTCTTTGTCTCAATGTCTGATGTCTGGTATTTTGGTCACTTATTTATTTACTCATTTTTATGACAGAACCTCGACCAACAATTTTTGGGGCTGGACGGGGAAATCATGGATGCCGTGTAGACTACCCATACGGGGAGACAGACTAAACTTTCTAGCTGAAAGTGAAAGGTGTTCTTCTTGACCTGCTTATCCACTCGTTTTTCGTTGTGGATGCCGAAACTGTATTATTTTTATGTCATTATGGTTTTCTGTTGACAATTCTGTGCTATAAGTCCGACCGCATCAACTTGATTATCTTTATTTCTTTCCTAATAGTTTTCCTCATTTTCCTTGCAGATGCGATCTTCGAGAGGTCTTGGCGATGATGATGAACAATAAAAGTAGTTACTGGGTAAATAATCATCAGCAAGTAAGGTTGTGTATTTACATCTGTGATTCAATTCGAATCACCCACCAAGAAGAAACACATCGTCGGTGATGATGAACAGTAAAAGTAGTAGACTGAGAAATAGGAATCAAGAAACAACATTTCGTGTGATTTTACTCTGTATTTGCACAAATTTGTTCATTCTGTCATCACATTATCCCAGCAACACAGGTgaaaatcaaacaattaatCCGAGAAGCGGAAGAAACATATGTTTACGGTTTACGAACGCAGGAAAACCTTCACATTTCGTAGCCTGTCATAACCGTTATTTCGACAGAATTGAGTGGAAGGTATGTTATAATCATCACTTATTTAATCCACAGTGACTGAGATAACGAACCTGATGACACAATCCAAAACATGCACTTATTCTTCAGGTATGAAAAGTCCTAATTCACCATCCCTGTAGGATAGTTAAGACATAAATTTGTCCATAAATATTCTATGCGCCAGATTTTGAGCCCGTTTATGAGATTTTAAGGGTATTCTATATAAGGACCCTTTCAAGGTAGGATAACGTATTAATGCTAGAAAATAATaacttaaatcaaaataaattttaaaacttaTTGTAAGTTTACAAATGTCATCAACAAAAAAAGCAGTTCATTTGTTGCTAATACGTAACCAATAGCTGACATCATTATCACCATAACTCGTCGAAATTCCCATCACCTCTGCAATCCTCGGCAACGCCATCATTCACGGTAGAAGATTTCAATAATTTCTGGATGAGCTTACGAGAGGTATGAACGTAAAAATGTGTGTGTGAAGAgcataaatatttatttttttaatttttttttggtggtttGAAAAAATATAGTAAGAAAAGTGGTGATGTTGTCTAGCCAATAAAACTGGAATAACGCCTATTGATTTCATCACCCGCGCATTTTAGTGGGACCATTTCTTGTTCGTCTAAAATACGCCATGGCACTGACCTTCACATTACTTAACCTCTCTCCCCTTTCTTCCTTTGTTTTGAAGCAGCAGAAAACCAAGTACGTACGTGTTTGTCACGCGccatccttctctctctctctctaacaaaCCATTTCCGCTCCAACCGTCTCAGTCTGCATCACACTCTCATAGGTTATCTCTCTCGCTCGCTGTAAGACTCGACGCTCTTAaactctgtttggttgccgagaaaaaccctcggaaaataataaaaaaatgaaatattagGGCTCGATTTTGACTTTCGCTTCCCGGCTTTCTTCCCGGGAACCAATCGGAGCTCTGACTGATCGGAATTTCTCTTCTACAGGTCCTCGTAAGATCGTTGTCGTGAAGCCGTGTTGGTTTGCGTCAGATTTCTTCAAGGTGAGTGTTGCCGCATCCATTTGTTCTGCGATTCTAAGATTCTCAATCGAAGCCCTAATTTTTGTTACCTTCCGATTCGCTTCCATTGATTCGTTTTAATAGATCTGCTAATTTCGGTGTTGGTTTTTGCAGTGAATTTACAGCGAAAATGGTTTCCTTCGAGATGAATGATAGAAAAAGTgagtaattttagtattttttgcTTCTCGTTGTTTTTCAAGAGATTTGGATACTTTTGATTACGCTGTTTGATCAATATATTCATATGTATCTTGTTTAGTGAACAACTTGTTACATTTGGATGCTTTTAATTACTTTGTTCGATACGTGTATTATGTAATCTTGTTTATGTGATTAGTTTGTTTTTGGTAATActgataattaattatttgaaaactgGAAAGATAATTTAGTGAATCTAAGACACGAGATGTCTGTTACGATATTCTCCAATCTAAATTGTTGTTTGTGCAATTGGAACAGAGATTGGACTAGGATTGACTGGATTCGGTATATTTTTCACGTGCCTGGGAATGGCTTTCTTCTTTGACAAGGGATTGCTTGCAATGGGAAATGTAAGTGTCTTTTATAATTAATACCAAGGCTTCTTGCTCTTTTCTCTCTGGTTGTAGTTGTACCTTTTATTGTTTTAGTCATTGTTCTACTTGATCCGCGTGTTAACACTGCTCATTTGTTTGTGGTATTTAATCAGATCCTCTTCTTGTCAGGGGTGACTTTAACCATTGGATTTAAGCCCACGATGCAATTCTTCATGAAACGTCAAAATTATAAGGTTTATGACGATTAACCTTTCTCTCCATGCGCGCATGTTTGTCCGTACATGTATAACTTTTGTCTTTAACCAGGTTTTTTCCTTTAACTGTACAGGGAACAATTTCTTTTGGTGTTGGCTTCTTCTTTGTGATCATAGGGTGGCCTATTATTGGCATGATTTTGGAGGCATATGGGTTCATCGTACTCTTCAGGTCTCTAGGATTTTTTAATATGATCTTTTTGCATACTAATAAATTGATTTCTTCATATATGAAGTTGCTGATGGAATGTGTTGTGCAGCGGCTTCTGGCCAACACTGGCAGTTTTTATTCAGAAGATTCCAGTTCTTGGCTGGCTGTTTCAACAGCCATATGTTAGATCGGTATGTTTATTTGCTATTAATCATTCATAATAGTGGATTAATTTTATGCAATGTCTGCTCCAATTGCACATTCATGAAAACTATTAAAGTCAAAACTGGGAAGTCCTTGTGTCTTATTTGTTTTAATAACACGATTTACATCTGTATTTGGCATGGGGGTTAGCCTAGCCATTTTTCTGTTCTTAGAACCCTGGTCAATTATTGTTAAGCATGAAGACGAACGTATAGGAATGAGGAGCGCATTGTTCAGTACTAAGAGATTATTTGACGTGACTGATAGATAATGCAAACTTGAGCCTTTTTGCCTTAAGCTGGATAGTAGTTACAAAAGTAAGAGACCGTGTTCATTACACACCCTTCTTTTTCTAATAATCTAAAAACTTCATTGAAAGataatttgctttctttcttcatttgtaaaGGAAACTCTTAAAGCACAAAAGACTCGTATTCAACCTTATCTTCATTTCTCATCTTGTGAACAATTCTCAGCTTCTTTTGTTGGCAATTTTCGTAATCATAACTGTTTAGATCATTAGTCATAGTGAATTAGTTTCAAACACAAGTGaagcacatttttttttctcaaaaacaaaGAGTACACTGATATAATTAAGATAAGAGCAGTTCTTGATTTTTATGTATTGTCTTAGGATTATGCTATCATTTTTGTGAAAGCTGTTACTTTTCACTCTTTTTCGTAAGTCGAGAATTGTATTTCTTTTATGTCTTGGTGTTTGACTTGGAGAActaaaaatgaatgaaatatcaAAAGGCAAAGGGTTAATTGACACATGGTGTTTCAGCAGGTTAATTGGATTTACCTGGAAACAAATTTGAAAGAGCTTTGAACCTTTTTTATAGTAATAAACAGgacatatttgtcatgtttcttAACGTATTTTGTCCGAATCATGTTTAGTTTGACCAGTTGTTGCTTTAGTCCTAAATAGAGTAATGGTTGTAAGATTAATTATGGGGTTAAGTTATTACCTTGTGATTTGCTTAAAATTTCTTAGATTCTTGGAAGAATCACTTGCAATATTCACTTGGCTTAGATCCATGCCTAGTTCCATCTTTGATTTATACAACCTTCCAACAGAGGAGTCGAAGAATTTCGGCATTATGGTCCAAAAGCTTTAATTCCCTTTCTAGCTAGTTGGCCTATTTCATGTCCAATACAAATTTTCCTTGGTACCGTAGAGTCTCTACCCTTTAGGTGGTAGCACTTTatcaatatatatcatatatgacGCTGGCACCTCCTCGCACGACAATAAGTTCAAATAATCGAGGGTATAGTCTGTCTGTCTGTGACTCTATATGTTTATATTAGTATTTCTTCTTGCCTGAATATGAGCTTTATCTGTGCTATTCCCATTGCAATTAGATGACTTGTTTGTGTTTACCCCCTATCCCACTCTGATGTGCAGGTCTTTGACCGATATCGTGGCCGACGGGTGCCTGTGTAAGCAAGGAAACAGAGTGCCACTAATCTGCGGGCTGGCGAACCTGTAATTTCTTGTAAAATACTTTTTAGATGGCGCAGCATAATTCTTTTTATTCAGTTTCCAAAGTGACCGTAGGAAATGATCTCAGTGAATGGGCTTTTATCTTTtaccaagaagaaaaaaaaaaaaaaaaaagttgaaagttACATATGAGCTTTATGTGCACtattttgtcttggttttgcttATTTTGTTACCTTTGCTAAGTGTAAAATTCTTAgaaaaaacatttcaaataacTATCTAATGTTTGGAAACTTGGGAATCTATCATGTCACTAGTGTGTTTAAAATATTAGTATAAGTGGAAATATTGATGGATCGGTATCGATTGTTTTCGATAAAatggttaaaatttaaaattatactTTAGGGAATGTTAATTATTGTTGGtttaaatgaaatataaaaaacaaattcGATATTTAATTGATATGTCGAAAATTTCGAAGAAATTTGTTGACTTTACCCCCTCTTGTCATCTCCTTTTCCGATTTTGTCAATATTTTACGGAAATATTAACAAGAAATTCCTAACACTCCATATCACTAGCATGAAGTGATGATGTGAAGAAATACTAAAGCTTTTTCACCCTTACGTGGTCTATGGGACCCTAAATCTCCAAATCAACCCCTTGTACCCAGTAAACTGAAGTTTAACCTGGCTAATAGGGATCCATTTGAAGATTCAGAATACATATTTGGAATGCTCTAGAATTTACTTCTGCTCAAaacacttttatttttattaggcGTGCATAGAAATCTTCAATAAAAATCCAAATGGAAGTGATCCTGAGGAAGCACACGTTAGTACTTCTCAAAAAAGCAATTCCCAGTTCCTTACAAACTATAATCACTTTtagctttatgtcaaaacattgtcGAAAGGGCTTTTGGTTATTTAGAAGCGCTATAGCCATTCTAATGACACTGATATAGATTACTAATATGCATACAGGATCGTAACGTAACGGACCATCTTTGTAACATCAAGGGTGAGAAGAAAACTCAACTGCGAAGCTTTCGATTTTTTTACAGACGATAGTAAGTGTAGCATTCGTCGAAGGATCAAAATACATTGAAATAGCCCATTCCAGCATTTATTGTGTTTCGCCCTtcgattttttttccttgttgcGGCGTTGCCTTTGACGGAAAAGCTGGTGGGCTACAGCTTTCTTCTGGTCATGTGTTTTTGTGTAATCTTTCCTTCTTGTCGTTCTTGGGTGGAAAACATTCCCAGTCATGCTTCTTCTAGTCATGCTTCTTGTGAGAACACCTACACTACAGCTAGGCGGAATCTTGcgaattttcttattttcttctgTCATCGGGTTCTTGTCCTCCTTAACCTTAACCTTCTTATGCTTAGCTGGAGTTTCAGTTGTTCCAGAATCCACATTTGGCACTGGACTACGATTTTCCATCTTTAAACCGATTGGTGATCCGGTATGACCAGAAGCATTGTCCCTGGATGTTTTCAGTATATCACTGAAAATGCTCTTTACTAGTGAACAATAATCAGAGtctccaaaatttaaaattgacaGATCACGTGCCCTTGTCACTGGTAGATCATCTAAAGAGAATGGTAAAGAGTTACTCTCGTTGGTTCCTGAAGAAACGTTGAACTTTTTATAagctgaattcctcattgaagaAACTATGTCGGTTGAATTGTCACCCGTGACAACAGCAGCATATTCCTCCCAGTCAAAAGGAAATCCAAGAAGAAAGTGATCGTATAGCTGACAGATTAGAAGGCATAATGTTAAGTTCACTAGGAAAGTTGGAAGAAACCTTAACCACTAACTTATATCTTCAGAAGTCCCgacaaaatattaactatatcAATTCAATCATAGAGGAGTGCTGACATTTTCATTCgtttatttttatcaaacagGGTTATGAAGAGTTAGAACATAGTAATCCCCTAGTCAATGACAGTACCTACTTGTGACGGGGCATCTCCTATTTTTTTTCAGTCCCTTGCAtttaggcctcgtttggtgtCTAGGATTGGATTGTAATGGATAACCCACTATGAAAAATCATTCGTAGTTTGTTGGAGGAAGAAGTTAAAATTATGTCCCGAATCCTGCTTGAAGGTAACCCACTCAAAATGAAAACTCATTCGCCTCCACCTTCAATATACCTTGAATTTTATGAAttaagaaactaagtgggttggtcttaaggcaaaggatctagaaaactcagggtttaagctttggtattcgggcacaaatagaacgagaaacggtattggcatcattgtggacaagaccttgacacaagatgttgtagatgtcaagagggtaggagatagaatcatggcaatcaagattgtaataggacaagaactcatcaatgtgattagtgcgtacgcacctcaagtagagttggatacgagttcgaaggagaaattttgggaagaccttggagacttggtgcaaggaattgctcagacggagaagttatttataggagaagattta encodes:
- the LOC103435446 gene encoding vesicle transport protein GOT1-like; this translates as MVSFEMNDRKKIGLGLTGFGIFFTCLGMAFFFDKGLLAMGNILFLSGVTLTIGFKPTMQFFMKRQNYKGTISFGVGFFFVIIGWPIIGMILEAYGFIVLFSGFWPTLAVFIQKIPVLGWLFQQPYVRSVFDRYRGRRVPV
- the LOC103435447 gene encoding protein EMBRYO DEFECTIVE 1674: MVTTRRKAAAAASATPDPKTPANDRDPHSIARNPKTPFSSTAITPASVKSVLLQDWWLVKGKGKGLAVGGFACRERLGVRVFCSAAISKRHSATVLETVDGIMITVSGCLNRSRTHQNGFPSELYDHFLLGFPFDWEEYAAVVTGDNSTDIVSSMRNSAYKKFNVSSGTNESNSLPFSLDDLPVTRARDLSILNFGDSDYCSLVKSIFSDILKTSRDNASGHTGSPIGLKMENRSPVPNVDSGTTETPAKHKKVKVKEDKNPMTEENKKIRKIPPSCSVGVLTRSMTRRSMTGNVFHPRTTRRKDYTKTHDQKKAVAHQLFRQRQRRNKEKKSKGETQ